The region AGGTGTTGGCGCGGCGAACGGACACCGATGTCGAGGACGTGCTGATCGATGTCACGCGCCGCCCGCTGGTGCTGACCATCGTTCTGCTGGGGATGAGCCTCTCGCTGCAGGCGACCGAGGTCAACACGCCGCTGGTCGAGAACGCCATCCGCTGGACGGGCGCCCTGGTGATGGCAGTTGTCGCCTACTGGTGCTGGCGGATGTTCAAGGAGGTCGTCGTTCACTATGGTGAGCGAATGGCCCGGCACAGCGAGACCCGGCTGGATGACGTCCTGCTGCCGATCGCCAACCAGTTTGCGCCGCTGGTCATCTTCTTGATCGCCGGAGCGGCGATCCTGCAGTACCTGGGCGTGCGCCTGGACGCACTGCTGGTGGCGATCGGCGGTGCGGCATTCATCCTGGCTTTCGCCATGCAGGATATTCTCTCCAACATCTTCAGCGGGATGATGTTGCTGGTGGACACACCGTTCCGCTACGGCGATCTGATCGTGCTGGAGGACCAGCGCTACTGCCAGGTTGTGCGCATCGGGGTGCGGGTCACGCAGCTCTATGACATCGACACCCACTCCGTGATCTACATGCCGAACAGCCGACTGGCCAATGAACGCCTGGTGAACCTGATGCAGCCCACGGCCGAGTCGATTTCAATCGTCCGCCTGGAATTGCATCGCGATACGAACGTCGAAGGTGCCCGCCGACTGCTGGCCGAGATCCTCGACGGCCACCCCGACCTGCTGGGCGTGATTCCGGACAAGCTGAAGAGCGGCGATCGCTTCGAAGTGCTGAGCGCGGCCAAGCGCGATCACGGCCGGAGGCGTTTGACGCTGGAGCACAGCCTGAACCAGAATGTGCAGGCATGCGAGGCGGCGCTGCTAGCCTTTGCCGGCGAGATCAGCCGCATGGAAAAGCGCGGCTTTGATCGGCAGGAGAAAGCCGTCCTGCTCCAGCGGTTTGGCGAGCTGGCGAGTTGCCTGGGAGCGGTCGAGGAATTCGACAAGCGGCTGGACGCCTGGAAGGGCGGCCTGGAGGAGCTGCTCGACGGGCTGATGCCCGAGTTGGAGCCAGGCTCGCTGGCTCGCCAGGCCTGGGAATGGGTCGGGGTCTGGAGTCAGGATCCGGACATCGAGGCCGGGGTGGACGACCTTGGCCTGCGCACCCGCTGGGCGCCGCGCCTGCACGGGCTGCAGCGGCGGCTGAAGGAATTGCAGGGACGCATCGAGCACCCGGAGACAATGGAGCAGCGCCTCGACAGTGCTGTCGTGCAGCTGGCCCGCTGGCTGGTGACTGAGTTCAAGCAGCCGGTGCCGCCGTGGAAGTGCTCGGCCGCTTCGTTCAAGGGATTTCAGGACGGAGCGCTGATCTTCAACCTGTTCTTCTTCGTCGACAACATCGAGCTCGAGCACTTCTTCCGGCAAGCCCGGGTGGAGGGCGAGCTGCGGCGCGAGGTCGCTCGGCGCCTGCGGCTGGAAGGGATCGAGTTCGCCAGCCTGCGGCAGGAGGTGGTGGTTCGGCCGTCGCCTGGTGCGGGGCGCGGATTTGAGTCGCCGCCGGCGTAGCCGACCCCGGCCCGATCAGCCGGGCAGGCCCAGCCTGCGCCGCAGGCTGGGCAGTAGGGCCCCCAACGCCCGAGCCCGGTGGCTGATCTGATTCTTCTCCTGCAGGAGAAGCTCGGCCATCGTCCGGCGCGTGGCCTCGACCTCGAACAGCGGATCGTAGCCAAAGCCCTCCCCGCCGCGAGGGTCTGGCACAATCTCGCCGGTACACTCGCCATACGCCAGATCGATCTGGCCATCCGGCCCGGCCAGCGCCATGGCGCAGCGAAAGCGGGCGGTCCAGGGCCGGGGGAGCGGGCGTAGCAACTCCAGCAGCCGGCGCCGTCGGTCGCCGTCGGTGGCCCCGGGTTGGAGCAGCCTGGCCGAGTGCAGCCCAGGGGCGCCGCCCAGGACATGGACCTCCAGCCCGGTGTCGTCGGCCAGGGTGAACCACCCGCTGGCAGCGGCATAGGCTTGCGCCTTCAGGCGGGCGTTCTCGCCGTAGTCAGCGCCGGTTTCCTCGACGTGTAGCCAGAGACCCAAAGTCCCCGGGTCTGCCACGGAAAGCGGCAGGGGCCGCAGCAGTTGGCGCATCTCGCGCAGCTTGCCGGGGTTGGTTGTGGCGAGTAGGACCGCAGGCTCATTGACTATTCGCACAGTACCCTCACCCTACCTATGGCGGTCATATGCATCGTGGCGCCAGCTGTTTGACAGATCTCGGGCCAGATAGGCTCACTCTTACCAATAACGCGCTCGGCTTGACGGTCGATTCTAACTATGTTATAATGCCAGCGGTTTATTGGAAAGAAAATTGACAGGCGGCGGTGTGACTCAATGGTCTCGGCACCCGTTGCGCATCAATGTCGGCTTCCTGCTCCACGAACAAGCCGGCTACAGCCGCACCTTCGACTTCGACCACCCGGCCGTCCAGATCAGCGAGGATCTGGCCATCAGCAAGCTCCGGGGGTCGTTGCGTTTTACCCGGACGGCCCAGGGCCTATATGGCGATGGGCAGCTGGAGGCGACCACGCCCATGGAATGCGTGCGCTGCTTGTCGGCATTCGAACAGCCGCTGGCGATCCGAATCGGCGATCTGTTTGCCTCCCCCCCGGGTCAGGCCACAGACCCGCTGCTGGTGGTGCCCGAAACCGGCGTCCTCGACCTCAGCCCGCTGTTGCGCGAATACCTGCTGCTGGACGTTCCGCTCCAGCCGCTGTGCCGGAGCAACTGCCGCGGGCTGTGCCCAGAGTGCGGCAACAACCTGAACGAATCCCGGTGCTCGCATCCGAAAGAACCGATCGATCCTCGCCTGGCAGCCCTGCAGTCGCTGCTGGACGACTCATCCGGGTCCGGCCCGGCCTAGGAGCGGAATGGGGATGGGTTGCCCTCGGACGAGATGGGCGCCGCTTCCCCCCCGCACCGGGTGAGGACTGGCCCGTGTCAGGAGTGCGTGGATGAGTATATCCAAGGATCGCTGGCAGAAGCGCGAGGCGTTCTCGGCGCTGCTCGAGAAAGGCGACTACCAGGGCTTTGTCACCAATGAAGAGATCGTGGGAGTCTTTCCCGAAGTCGAGGAGTCGACGGAACGGTTTGAGCGGATCCGTAGTTTCTTCCGCGAAGCGGGCATCGAGGTCTTCGATGATCTGACCAAGGTGCCGACGGAGTTCACGCCGGATGTCGCCACCCAGGAGGTGGAGGCCTTCGACCTGAGCGCCATCTCCAGCGATGACACCGTCGGACTATACCTAAAGGAGATGGCTCGCGTCCCGCTGCTGACCACGGAGGAAGAGGTCGATCTGGCCAAGCGCATCGAGCGGGGCAACGCCGCCGAGGCCAAGCTGGCCAGGCTCAACGGCAACGCTACCCTGAAGAAGCGATCGCAGTACCAGGCCGAGATCCAGGACGCCCTCGCCGCCCGCGATCATCTGGTCCGGGCCAACACTCGCCTGGTGGTCAGCATCGCCAAGAAATACATGGGCCGCGGGGTGCCGTTCCTGGACCTCATCCAGGAGGGCAACCTGGGGCTGATGAAGGGGGTGGAGAAATTCGACTATCACCGCGGCTTCCGCTTCAGCACCTACGCCACCTGGTGGATCCGTCAGACGATCACGCGGGCTATCGCCGACCAGGGGCGCACCATCCGGGTCCCGGTCCACATGTCCGACCGTATCCGCCGACTGTACAAGGTCGCCCGCGACCTCGAACAGGACATTGGGCGCAAGCCGACGCCGGAGGAGATCGCCCGGGTCCTCGAGTGCGACTCACGCAAGGTGCAGTGGATGATGCGCGTGTCGTGGCGGCCGCTGTCGCTGGAGTCGCCGGTGGGCGAAGAGGAGGACTCGGAGCTCGGCGCGTTCGTCGAGGATGAAAGCACGCCGACGCCCACCCAGACCGCCCATAGCAACATGCTGCACGACAAGATCGAGGAGGTGCTGGCGACCCTCACCCCGCGCGAGGCGCGCATCCTGCGGCTGCGTTTCGGGCTGCACAACGGCCGAGCCTACACCCTGGAAGAGGTCGGCCAGAAATTTGGACTGACGCGCGAGCGCATCCGCCAGATCGAGGGCAAGGCCTTGCGCCGGCTGCGGCACCCGCGCCGGGCGCGGCAACTGCGCGACTACCTGTCTTAGCGCCGGGCCGGTGCCTCCAGCGGCAGGCTACGGCGCCTGCGACAGGCCGTGGCTGGGTATCGAAGTGCCTCCGCTGGAGGACCGAGCAGATGAGGTGGGGTTGCCCCACCTCGTGCGCTTTCCCAGATCCCTCCCGGCTCGCCTCGCAGACTAGGCCGCCTGGAACCCGGGCTGGTGGCCGCCCTCGGGGCTACGCGGGGGCGCCTTCCGGGGAGCGTGATTCACGCAGCACCCGCAGCAGCAGTCGCAGGGCAGCCTCGGCGGACTGCTCCTTTACGGCCGCCCGCTCGCCCGCCCAGATCGTTTCCTCGGCCAGCCGGCGCTGGCGCGTGCTGACCGCGATCCAGGTCAGGCCGACCGGCTTGCCGGGCAGCCCACCGGACGGCCCGGCGATACCCGTCACCGCCAGCCCAACGTCGGCGCCGAAGGCCAGGCGGGCGCCGTGCGCCATCTCCAGGGCGGTCTCGCGGCTGACGGCGCCATGGTCATACAGCGTCTGATGGCGCACTTCGAGCAGGCGCTCTTTGGCATCGTAGGCGTAGGCCACCACACCGCCCAGGAAGTAGTCCGAGGCCCCAGGCACTTGCGTCAGCCGGTGGCCGATCAGCCCGCCGGTACAGGACTCGCCCAGGGCCAGGGTCCAACCCAGCGACCGCAGGCCGTTGCCAACTTGGACTTCGAGGGGGTCTTCGCTCATCGGCTGTGCTCCCGGCGCGGCCGTGCTCCGGCGCCAAGGGGGATTATAGGCCAGGGCGGGAAGTGCACTCCGCGGCCTCGGCCGGCTGATTGACGCTCGTTCTCGGGGAGAGTATCCTTCGCAGGATGGATCAGCTGGCGCTGTTCTCAGCCGAATCGCCGGTGCTGGCGGTGAGCGAAGTTAACCGCTACCTGCGGCTGTTGCTGGAGAGGGAGGAACCGCTGCAAGCCCTATGGGTGCGCGGCGAAGTGTCAAATGTCTCTCGACCGGCTTCGGGGCATCTGTACTTCAGCCTCAAGGACTCCCAGGCCACGCTGCGTTGCGTGATGTGGCGAGCTGACGCCCAGCGGCTGCGGCAGCTGCCGGGCGAAGGTGAGGCCCTGGACATTCACGGGTACATCAGCCTGTATGAGGCCGGGGGTCAGGTCCAGCTGTATGCCGACGACCTGCGTCCGGCCGGTGAGGGCGCCCGTTACCAGGAGTTCCTGCGGCTGAAGGCGGCCCTGGAACATGAGGGGTTGTTCGCTGCCGAACGCAAACGGCCGCTGCCGGCCTGGCCGAAGCGCATTGGATTGGTCACGTCTGCCAGCGGAGCGGCATTGCAGGACGTGCTCCACGTGCTTCAGCGCCGATACTCGCTGGCCGAGGTCGTGCTGGCCCCGACCGCCGTCCAAGGGGAAGAGGCGACCGCCGGGATTCCGCGGGCGCTCAGCCGCCTCAACCGCCGGGTGCGGCCGGATGTCATCCTGGTGGTGCGCGGGGGAGGGTCGGTGGAGGACCTGTGGGCGTTCAATGACGAGGGCGTGGTCCGGGCAATTGCGGCCTCGGCGGCGCCCGTGGTCACCGGCATCGGCCATGAGACGGACTACACTCTGGCGGATTTCGCGGCCGACGTTCGTGCGCCCACCCC is a window of Anaerolineales bacterium DNA encoding:
- a CDS encoding mechanosensitive ion channel family protein, translated to VLARRTDTDVEDVLIDVTRRPLVLTIVLLGMSLSLQATEVNTPLVENAIRWTGALVMAVVAYWCWRMFKEVVVHYGERMARHSETRLDDVLLPIANQFAPLVIFLIAGAAILQYLGVRLDALLVAIGGAAFILAFAMQDILSNIFSGMMLLVDTPFRYGDLIVLEDQRYCQVVRIGVRVTQLYDIDTHSVIYMPNSRLANERLVNLMQPTAESISIVRLELHRDTNVEGARRLLAEILDGHPDLLGVIPDKLKSGDRFEVLSAAKRDHGRRRLTLEHSLNQNVQACEAALLAFAGEISRMEKRGFDRQEKAVLLQRFGELASCLGAVEEFDKRLDAWKGGLEELLDGLMPELEPGSLARQAWEWVGVWSQDPDIEAGVDDLGLRTRWAPRLHGLQRRLKELQGRIEHPETMEQRLDSAVVQLARWLVTEFKQPVPPWKCSAASFKGFQDGALIFNLFFFVDNIELEHFFRQARVEGELRREVARRLRLEGIEFASLRQEVVVRPSPGAGRGFESPPA
- the rdgB gene encoding RdgB/HAM1 family non-canonical purine NTP pyrophosphatase; the encoded protein is MRIVNEPAVLLATTNPGKLREMRQLLRPLPLSVADPGTLGLWLHVEETGADYGENARLKAQAYAAASGWFTLADDTGLEVHVLGGAPGLHSARLLQPGATDGDRRRRLLELLRPLPRPWTARFRCAMALAGPDGQIDLAYGECTGEIVPDPRGGEGFGYDPLFEVEATRRTMAELLLQEKNQISHRARALGALLPSLRRRLGLPG
- a CDS encoding DUF177 domain-containing protein; the encoded protein is MTQWSRHPLRINVGFLLHEQAGYSRTFDFDHPAVQISEDLAISKLRGSLRFTRTAQGLYGDGQLEATTPMECVRCLSAFEQPLAIRIGDLFASPPGQATDPLLVVPETGVLDLSPLLREYLLLDVPLQPLCRSNCRGLCPECGNNLNESRCSHPKEPIDPRLAALQSLLDDSSGSGPA
- a CDS encoding sigma-70 family RNA polymerase sigma factor, whose protein sequence is MSISKDRWQKREAFSALLEKGDYQGFVTNEEIVGVFPEVEESTERFERIRSFFREAGIEVFDDLTKVPTEFTPDVATQEVEAFDLSAISSDDTVGLYLKEMARVPLLTTEEEVDLAKRIERGNAAEAKLARLNGNATLKKRSQYQAEIQDALAARDHLVRANTRLVVSIAKKYMGRGVPFLDLIQEGNLGLMKGVEKFDYHRGFRFSTYATWWIRQTITRAIADQGRTIRVPVHMSDRIRRLYKVARDLEQDIGRKPTPEEIARVLECDSRKVQWMMRVSWRPLSLESPVGEEEDSELGAFVEDESTPTPTQTAHSNMLHDKIEEVLATLTPREARILRLRFGLHNGRAYTLEEVGQKFGLTRERIRQIEGKALRRLRHPRRARQLRDYLS
- a CDS encoding CinA family protein; this translates as MSEDPLEVQVGNGLRSLGWTLALGESCTGGLIGHRLTQVPGASDYFLGGVVAYAYDAKERLLEVRHQTLYDHGAVSRETALEMAHGARLAFGADVGLAVTGIAGPSGGLPGKPVGLTWIAVSTRQRRLAEETIWAGERAAVKEQSAEAALRLLLRVLRESRSPEGAPA
- the xseA gene encoding exodeoxyribonuclease VII large subunit; the encoded protein is MDQLALFSAESPVLAVSEVNRYLRLLLEREEPLQALWVRGEVSNVSRPASGHLYFSLKDSQATLRCVMWRADAQRLRQLPGEGEALDIHGYISLYEAGGQVQLYADDLRPAGEGARYQEFLRLKAALEHEGLFAAERKRPLPAWPKRIGLVTSASGAALQDVLHVLQRRYSLAEVVLAPTAVQGEEATAGIPRALSRLNRRVRPDVILVVRGGGSVEDLWAFNDEGVVRAIAASAAPVVTGIGHETDYTLADFAADVRAPTPSAAAEIATPSQQEIGQQVTTLRLRLASSLMRSVRRGQAELQARRDSLRLISPHARLANARQQLDDWMRRSQAALSHDLALRRAGVQGRLQTLSAVGPEAVLARGYAIVTRTADGRVVRSVSQVSAGHALDIRLRDGMIPALVIPARGRK